In the genome of Perca fluviatilis chromosome 4, GENO_Pfluv_1.0, whole genome shotgun sequence, one region contains:
- the pck1 gene encoding phosphoenolpyruvate carboxykinase, cytosolic [GTP]: MPPQLPSQKPNGPRILQGDLSALSPAIKQFVDASVSLCQPDCLHICDGSDEENRAILTQLEEQGMIKKLTKYENCWLARTDPRDVARVESKTVIVTRDQRDTVPTPLGGGVSQLGRWMSPEEFDKAMDERFPGCMKGRTMYVIPFSMGPVGSPLSKMGVQLTDSPYVVASMRVMTRMGTAVLSALGTGEFVRCLHSVGCPLPLKKPLVNSWPCNPEQTLVAHIPDGRQIVSFGSGYGGNSLLGKKCFALRIASRIAKEEGWLAEHMLILGVTNPAGEKKYMAAAFPSACGKTNLAMLCPTLPGWKVECVGDDIAWMKFDHQGNLRAINPENGFFGVAPGTSVNTNPNAMETIVKNTIFTNVAETSDGGVYWEGMDQSLPTGVTITSWKNQPWSSQDGEPCAHPNSRFCTPAGQCPIIDPLWESPEGVPIEAIIFGGRRPEGVPLVYEAFSWQHGVFVGAAMRSEATAAAEHKGKMIMHDPFAMRPFFGYNFGQYLSHWLSMAERPGAKLPKIFHVNWFRKSPTAGFLWPGFGDNIRVLDWMFRRVNGEAGAMPSAVGYLPYGDSLNLQGLQGAVNLTELFSLDQEFWQREVEEVRRYLTVQVNDDLPSEVGRQLELLQQRVDQM, translated from the exons ATGCCTCCTCAGCTCCCGTCCCAGAAACCGAACGGTCCCAGGATCCTGCAGGGCGATCTGAGCGCCCTCAGCCCGGCCATCAAGCAGTTTGTGGACGCCAGCGTGAGTCTGTGCCAGCCCGACTGCCTCCACATCTGCGACGGCTCTGACGAGGAGAACCGAGCCATCCTGACTCAGCTGGAGGAGCAGGGGATGATCAAGAAGCTTACCAAATATGAGAACTG CTGGTTGGCCAGGACCGACCCGCGGGATGTGGCTCGTGTGGAGAGTAAGACTGTGATTGTGACCCGGGACCAGAGGGACACGGTGCCCACGCCGCTGGGGGGCGGAGTCAGCCAGCTGGGCCGCTGGATGTCCCCGGAAGAATTCGACAAGGCGATGGATGAGCGGTTCCCCGGCTGCATGAAAG GCCGCACCATGTACGTGATTCCCTTCAGCATGGGTCCGGTGGGCTCCCCCCTGTCTAAGATGGGAGTGCAGCTGACAGACTCCCCCTACGTGGTGGCCAGTATGAGGGTGATGACCCGCATGGGGACGGCTGTGCTGTCCGCTCTGGGGACAGGAGAGTTTGTCCGCTGTCTGCACTCCGTCGGCTGTCCTCTGCCGCTCAAAA AGCCCTTGGTGAACAGCTGGCCCTGTAACCCCGAGCAGACGCTAGTGGCCCACATCCCAGACGGCCGGCAGATCGTGTCGTTCGGTAGCGGCTACGGAGGAAACTCGCTGCTGGGCAAGAAGTGCTTCGCTCTGCGCATCGCCTCTCGTATCGCCAAAGAGGAGGGCTGGCTGGCAGAGCACATGCTG ATCCTGGGCGTGACCAACCCTGCGGGGGAGAAGAAGTACATGGCGGCAGCGTTCCCCAGCGCCTGTGGGAAGACCAACCTGGCCATGCTGTGTCCCACGCTGCCGGGCTGGAAGGTCGAGTGCGTGGGAGACGACATCGCCTGGATGAAGTTTGACCACCAAG GCAACCTGCGTGCAATCAACCCTGAGAATGGCTTTTTCGGAGTTGCGCCCGGCACCTCGGTCAACACCAACCCCAACGCCATGGAGACCATCGTTAAGAACACCATTTTCACCAACGTTGCCGAGACCAGCGACGGCGGAGTGTACTGGGAGGGAATGGACCAATCGCTGCCCACCGGAGTCACCATCACCTCCTGGAAGAACCAGCCCTGGAGCTCGCAGGACG gcgAACCCTGTGCTCACCCCAACTCACGTTTCTGCACTCCGGCCGGGCAGTGTCCCATCATCGATCCGCTGTGGGAATCCCCAGAGGGAGTCCCCATCGAGGCCATCATATTCGGAGGCCGCAGGCCAGAAG GTGTCCCTCTGGTATACGAGGCTTTCAGCTGGCAGCACGGTGTGTTTGTTGGAGCAGCCATGAGGTCGGAGGCCACCGCTGCAGCTGAACACAAAG GCAAGATGATCATGCACGACCCCTTCGCCATGCGCCCCTTCTTCGGCTACAACTTCGGCCAGTACCTCTCCCACTGGCTGAGCATGGCTGAGCGCCCCGGCGCCAAGCTCCCCAAGATCTTTCACGTCAACTGGTTCCGCAAGAGCCCCACCGCCGGATTCCTATGGCCCGGCTTCGGCGACAACATCCGCGTGCTGGACTGGATGTTCAGGCGGGTGAACGGCGAGGCGGGCGCCATGCCCTCTGCCGTGGGCTACCTGCCATACGGTGATTCCCTGAACCTGCAGGGGCTGCAGGGGGCCGTGAACCTCACAGAGCTGTTCTCCCTGGATCAGGAGTTCTGGCagagggaggtggaggaggtgagGAGGTACCTTACCGTGCAGGTGAACGACGACCTGCCCAGCGAGGTGGGCCGACAGCTGGAGCTCCTGCAGCAGAGAGTGGATCAGATGTAA
- the LOC120558009 gene encoding probable GPI-anchored adhesin-like protein PGA55, whose product MSGTSEVQLMTSTSEVQLMTSTSEVQLKSGTSEVQLKSGTSEVQLMSGTSEVQLMTSTSEVQLMSGTSEVQLMTSTSEVQLKSGTSEVQLKSGTSEVQLMSGTSEVQLMTSTSEVQLKSGTSEVQLKSGTSEVQLKSGTSEVQLKSGTSEVQLKSGTSEVQLKSGTSEVQLKSGTSEVQLKSGTSEVQLMTSTSEVQLKSGTSEVQLKSGTSEVQLKSGTSEVQLMTSTSEVQLKSGTSEVQLMTSTSEVQLKSGTSEVQLMTSTSEVQLKSGTSEVLS is encoded by the coding sequence ATGTCAGGCACCTCTGAGGTCCAGCTGATGACCAGCACCTCTGAGGTCCAGCTGATGACCAGCACCTCTGAGGTCCAGCTAAAGTCAGGCACCTCTGAGGTCCAGCTAAAGTCAGGCACCAGTGAGGTCCAGTTAATGTCAGGCACCTCTGAGGTCCAGCTGATGACCAGCACCTCTGAGGTCCAGCTAATGTCAGGCACCTCTGAGGTCCAGCTGATGACCAGCACCTCTGAGGTCCAGCTAAAGTCAGGCACCAGTGAGGTCCAGCTAAAGTCAGGCACCAGTGAGGTCCAGCTAATGTCAGGCACCTCTGAGGTCCAGCTGATGACCAGCACCTCTGAGGTCCAGCTAAAGTCAGGCACCTCTGAGGTCCAGCTAAAGTCAGGCACCAGTGAGGTCCAGCTAAAGTCAGGCACCTCTGAGGTCCAGCTAAAGTCAGGCACCTCTGAGGTCCAGCTAAAGTCAGGCACCAGTGAGGTCCAGCTAAAGTCAGGCACCTCTGAGGTTCAGCTAAAGTCAGGCACCAGTGAGGTCCAGCTAAAGTCAGGCACCTCTGAGGTCCAGCTGATGACCAGCACCTCTGAGGTCCAGTTAAAGTCAGGCACCTCTGAGGTCCAGCTAAAGTCAGGCACCAGTGAGGTCCAGCTAAAGTCAGGCACCTCTGAGGTCCAGCTGATGACCAGCACCTCTGAGGTCCAGTTAAAGTCAGGCACCTCTGAGGTCCAGCTGATGACCAGCACCTCTGAGGTCCAGCTAAAGTCAGGCACCTCTGAGGTCCAGCTGATGACCAGCACCTCTGAGGTCCAGTTAAAATCAGGCACCTCTGAGGTTCTGTCGTAA